tttaggACTTTGTTATGCTGAATTTGGTGCCAGAGTTCCCAAAGCTGGTTCAGCATATGTCTACAGTTATGTTACAGTTGGTGAATTTATAGCATTTTTAATTGGCTGGACATTGATATTGGAGTATGTCATTGGAGCAGCAAGTGTTGTCAAGGGTCTCAGTGAATATGTTGATGCATTATTAAATCATGAAatgcaaaattttttcaaatctattGTACAATTTGAGGGTGATCATTTCTCGAAATATCCAGatttatttgcttttacaataacaatgatattttCACTTGCAATTGCTTTTGGTGCAAAAGAGTCATcagttgttaataatatatttacccTTATTAACCTTGGGGTCGTGTTATTTGTCATTGGTGCTGGATGTATTCATGgtaagcaaataaataaatatatcatattaaagtcatatcaattaattttaattagcatcatgataataataataataatatatattttaattttatttattaatagcaaattttaaaaattggcaATTACCATCATCATGTTATGGGACAAATGATAATTCTGATGATTGTAAAAATAGAGTGAAAGGTGGTTTTGCACGATTTGGTATTGCTGGTATAATATGTGGTGCTGCAAGATGTTTTTATGGATATATTGGATTTGATGTTGTTGCAACAGCTGGTGAAGAAGCTAGAAATCCTAAAAAATCAATTCCCATTGCTATTGTAACATCATtgactattgtttttttggcATATTTTGGTGTATCCAGTGTTTTAACACTTACTATTccatattatcaacaaaatgacAAAGCTCCATTACCATTTATGTTTGATAGTATTGGCTGGGGTTGGGCAAAAATGCTTGTATCACTTGGAGCAATATGTGCACTTTGTGCTAggtaaataaatcattaattctTTGTATATTTGTAACAGCTGTATCATtgtaatatgaaaaaacaatttgataaaatttaaattaaattgttttgacTGTTTGTCAAAGTATTTATATCAATagaatcaatttaatttaatcaaattaagaAAGCTAACAAGTAgctactaaaattattttttcatcttacaATTATActgatattcattttataatattgtttaattggtgtaaaataatttaagctTACTTGGAGCATTATTTCCACTTCCACGTGTTATTCATGCAATGGCATCAGATGGTCTCATCTTTAAATTTATGGGTAAACTTCATCCAAGATTTCAAACTCCACTTATTGGAACTTTAACAGCAGGTTTTCTAACTGGTAATatcttgttttaattaataattttaataattaaaataatacacttgattaatatatttgatctgttttttttattaggaaTTTTATCAGCAATTTTTGAGCTTGATCAACTTGTTGATATGATGAGCCTTGGCACGCTATTGGCGTATTCAATTGTTGCAGCTTGTGTTCTAATTTTGAGATACGAAGAAAGTGAGGCTTTTGAAAAAAGAGTTGATAGAGATCCTAGAACAGCGATATTTATTGTCAAGCaacttattaatattaacagaATAACTATGTCTACTAAATTAACTGGTCAAATATCTGCCTGTCTCATTTCTATTTATGGTttgttattcaaattaattaaagctaAATTGTCAcgagttttatatttatataattaatttatattatactttttttattttatgttacagtATTGCTATGTATTCCAGCAACGTTTGTCATTGCAAGATACTCTGAAGATATTATTAATGGTTCTCCTTGGGCAATTACATCACTAACACTTTTATTACCATGTCTCATATtaacattgatatttatttactgtCAGCCTGTGTCGGAAAAACAACTTGCATTTAcggtaattttattaatcataacattttttaatatcttttatatataacttttatttttttaggttcCATTTGTTCCATTTCTTCCAgcaacaagtatttttattaatatgattctcatgatgatgttgaaaagtaaaatatgGATCAGTTTCAGCATATGGCTGGCAGTTGGTAAGAATTATAAACAACTTATTCAACaagtaatttaattgtattttaattttattaacttttttcttATACAGGTCTTtcgatatatttttcatatggcGTTTGGCACAGTACaagtcgtaaaaaaaataattcattaaatgataataattcatgtaACTATAagtaatgtattttatatataaatatatatatttttttttgttcaaactcattattaattaataaaaacaaatttgataataaattgatggTTTTACACTTTTTCGATTTAGATTGACAAAATAAggaactaaaaaaatatggatatattttttttttcaattagcAATTTAATtggcaaatttttaaatcgatttgactttttattgttcaattttttaattgcttaATTGCCTATTATtgcttaattttataatacactttatataatcgaaaaaaatcaactcaatgatgttttaatttaaaattaattataaaattaaatgcttATTATAAATTGCAAATATCATTTCATTTGATGTCATACttgaaagtaaaataattttttttttaaccaccaAAAATAGGCTtggaatattatattttttgtttctttcaaATTCTATTGatcgatactttttttttttttaattattgttattgattgatttttatttttctaggaaatttataaattttttatcaaaaaaaaaaaaaaacccaggtGACGAAGAGAGTATGATGAAATTCTCTAAagttatttatacttttatcaaaaagagaaaaaaaaaattgaaaatgataaaatattctaaagtcactagtttatttattttctataaatataaaatataactaattaaaaaattagaataagcTAAAATAtgacatattttttctcaatataaCTGTCTttgatttcaataaaaaatagattttatgaattaattaaataaaaactagttttaaattagatataatatacaaatcaactttttaaaattttatgtacatatatttttttaaagccatttttattcaataaaataatattgtttattgctaaattattttattttaaataatttaaataatttatttattatttaatcgaCAAGGCTgtgtataaattttgtttttcgttgtattgatattaattcttCCAAACGATagataatagattttttttttttatttatctttcttATCTGGAATTTGTGAGTCaacgtgataataataatcacatgTCATTAAGGTGAAATGAAAGTTTTGGTTTTGACATGgtagattttcatttttaaaaatttattcggcTACTTTACAGTCACCTGTTGGCTTTCATTCGTGAGAAGCCTCGTGTTAgatataagaaaattaaaaaacgaaatattttttttctgataaaagtgtatataaataaataatataaaaaatggtgAAGTTGGGGAATATATTGCAAGTGTTtacacgaaaaaaaatgattgattcAACAAATGAATCTTCATTGACAAGATGCTTATCGACATTGGATCTAACTTTCTTGGGGATTGGTTCTACACTTGGTGTTGGTATCTATGTACTTGCTGGATCAATTGCACACCACGATTCAGGACCTGcaattataatttcttttgcAATTGCAGCAATTGCTTCAATATTTGCTGGTGagcttattaaaaattatatttacttatttatttattataataattacatcatatcattaaaaataaataggctAACTATcagagaaaatttatattgaaattaaaaagggatttttatttattttttttctatacatttattaacgtttttttttttttatttaaataatgaaaaaaaaaaataatgttaaaccGGTGTATTGAAGTCAAAAGGGCGTTGCTAtctagataattaaaatttattttgaggaGATATTAACTGGGTGACTTGGcaattggtaaaaataaattcgattCTGTGTTAACAattcgatttttttataagattttttttcgcTCGGAGTCAATGAAAATGTCGACTTATTTATGTCATAAATTTcgattattgttaattaattgttgttgtcagtcaaggtcaattttaaaaatttatcacacaAATTAGTCAATGTAATGTGAGTCGTTTAAAGACACAGAAAGCCATATCCCTATCGCTTTATTTAATAGACttaaactaaattattttatttaaaaatacaagttatttgttggtaaataaatttttctatacttttttttttttttatcgaaataaatttttaaaatcataaaaacacTCAATAGCTCCAAGACATTTATAGaatggttttttaataataaacgttttataaaaatatttatgaaaaaataagtttaaagtttatttttgttgacgGATTTTCTAGTTTATTTGAaagtaaaacaataaataaattttaaaaaataactttaattgttctgtttttaatatttgttgatgataacaGAAAATACATTTAGCtcaaataacaattgataaaaatgataatcttGAGTAAACTTTTACTGgttaatttattacatttactcaattaaaattaacaaagttttcttttcaatttttttattgcaacaaTGATCTATTTGGTGGAATTATTTCCTAATTTTCCTCTGCGTTAAAATCCAGATAATTAGTGTTAAAGTTGGCAGTTTAGATTTCAATGTTTTCTATAGATTTGTGCCCTTTAGAAATATGTACGAAAAATCGGAGTATTACATATATGATTGGAAATCTCGATGTTGCAACACAGTATATGCTTTCTctctcgatttttttttctcttttccgTGTATTGCACACACTCTCGCCAACAaactcattcaaaaaaaacttaaatgattatatacattcattaataaatataattattagtaatagtttatatttatcaaaaataagtGAATTTTATGTACAATTTATTTGTCGGTAAATCCTGTCTATTTTCATTGGCAGATTGTCTAGTCTATTTGAAAGTAAAACCCATTGCAACAAATTCAATTATCTCAAAGCTATATATCAACTATAATGaccaaataattaaaaaaaagataacaaaaattatccttgataagaattaataaaaatgagaatCTCGAATAAACTTTTActggttaattaattaatcaggACCAAATTTAGTAACGTAATTTATGtttgttcattattattttttttttaatagaaatattgtttttttttcatttccagGACTATGCTACGCAGAGTTTGGTGCCAGAGTTCCAAGAGCTGGTTCTGCTTATGCATATTGTTACGTGACAATGGGTGaatttattgcttttttaatTGGTTGGATATTGATATTGGAATATGTCATTGGAGCAGCAAGTGTTGTCAAGGGTCTAAGTACTAATTTTGAtgcttttattaattataaaatgaaagcTTTCTTTGAATCATTGCAAAAATTAGATCCTGAATATACTGGAGGCTATCCAGatttatttgcttttacagtaacaataattttttcacttgCAATTGCTTTTGGTGCCAAAGAATCTTCACTTCTTAATAATTTCTTAACTATTGTTAATCTTGGAGTTGTCTTATTTGTCATTATTGTTGGATCAATTTATGGTAAGTTCaacaaacaatataattttatttatttaataaaacaatataaattaaattgatcttttttttatacagtaaaaatatcaaattggcAAATTGACACTGGATGTACTGAAGTAATAAAACATAATGTAACTTGTGAATATGGAAGAGGAGGTTTTGCACCATATGGAGTTGTTGGAATAATTGCTGGTGCtacaaaatgtttttattgtttcattgGATTTGATTGTATTGCAACTGCTAGTGAAGAAGCTAGAAATCCAAAAAAATCTATTCCAATTTCAATTGTTGCATCATTGACAATTGTTTTCTTGGCATACTGTGCTGTATCAAGTGTTATGACATTGGTTGTTGATTACAGAGTGCTGAATGACGACTCTCCATTACCAGCTATGTTTGAAAGTGTTCAATTATATTGGGCcaagaatattatatttgctGGATCTATGTGTGCAATTGGTGCaaggtaaatatat
This sequence is a window from Aphidius gifuensis isolate YNYX2018 unplaced genomic scaffold, ASM1490517v1 Contig14, whole genome shotgun sequence. Protein-coding genes within it:
- the LOC122860003 gene encoding cationic amino acid transporter 2-like, whose translation is MVKLGNILQVFTRKKMIDSTNESSLTRCLSTLDLTFLGIGSTLGVGIYVLAGSIAHHDSGPAIIISFAIAAIASIFAGLCYAEFGARVPRAGSAYAYCYVTMGEFIAFLIGWILILEYVIGAASVVKGLSTNFDAFINYKMKAFFESLQKLDPEYTGGYPDLFAFTVTIIFSLAIAFGAKESSLLNNFLTIVNLGVVLFVIIVGSIYVKISNWQIDTGCTEVIKHNVTCEYGRGGFAPYGVVGIIAGATKCFYCFIGFDCIATASEEARNPKKSIPISIVASLTIVFLAYCAVSSVMTLVVDYRVLNDDSPLPAMFESVQLYWAKNIIFAGSMCAIGASLLGSLFPLPRVIYAMASDGLIFKFMGKLHPKFQTPVIGTLIAGLITGILSGILNLNQLSSLMSLGVLSAYSTVASCVLILRYKECETFEKRDDREPRTVIYIVKQLLNLNNTTRSTKLTSQIASSLVFLYILSCIPTTLFIINSSQHILNGSFSTIGVLVAFISILVLILICIYRQPVSDKKLLFSVPLVPFLPAFSIFINVSLMMTLEAKVWYLFTAWLSIGLVIYFLYGIKNSRCGSQLTNLISEKNQNNKRNVQQEINNGMAYNNPSFVE
- the LOC122860005 gene encoding cationic amino acid transporter 2-like, producing the protein MVKVLETFTRKKWIDLSVESGLTRCLSTLDLTALGIGSTLGVGVYVLAGSVAKVAAGPAVIISFAIAAIASIFAGLCYAEFGARVPKAGSAYVYSYVTVGEFIAFLIGWTLILEYVIGAASVVKGLSEYVDALLNHEMQNFFKSIVQFEGDHFSKYPDLFAFTITMIFSLAIAFGAKESSVVNNIFTLINLGVVLFVIGAGCIHANFKNWQLPSSCYGTNDNSDDCKNRVKGGFARFGIAGIICGAARCFYGYIGFDVVATAGEEARNPKKSIPIAIVTSLTIVFLAYFGVSSVLTLTIPYYQQNDKAPLPFMFDSIGWGWAKMLVSLGAICALCASLLGALFPLPRVIHAMASDGLIFKFMGKLHPRFQTPLIGTLTAGFLTGILSAIFELDQLVDMMSLGTLLAYSIVAACVLILRYEESEAFEKRVDRDPRTAIFIVKQLININRITMSTKLTGQISACLISIYVLLCIPATFVIARYSEDIINGSPWAITSLTLLLPCLILTLIFIYCQPVSEKQLAFTVPFVPFLPATSIFINMILMMMLKSKIWISFSIWLAVGLSIYFSYGVWHSTSRKKNNSLNDNNSCNYK